The following are encoded in a window of Struthio camelus isolate bStrCam1 chromosome Z, bStrCam1.hap1, whole genome shotgun sequence genomic DNA:
- the RHOBTB3 gene encoding rho-related BTB domain-containing protein 3 isoform X3 has product MIKKALNHCSVPVIISAIGARKNVPCTCPLCTSDRRSCVTSSEGVQLAKELGATYLELHTLNDFYIQKYFGGVLEYFMIQSLNRKSSEKMKKRRKTQKYHRVKPPQLEQPEKMPILRGEASHYDSDLHKLLSCCQCVDVIFYSEDLKKVVEAHKIILCSVSHVFMLLFKVKSPADIHDSAIIRTAQSLFAVNSEAVFPFPSSGSSCDPPVRVIVKDSIFCSCLSDILHFIYSGAFQWERLEEDIKKKLKDPEKIEHVLEKVKCILKTPGKLNNLKDCRSHQIKRMCNTSLRLFFNTSVLADVIFKIQGTTVPAHRAVLVARCEVMAAMFNGNYLEANNILVPVYGVSKDTFLSFLEYLYTDSCCPASILQAMSLLICAEMYQVTRLQHICELYIITQLQSMPSRELASTRLSIVSLLRKAKFHNSDCLSTWLLHFIATNYLIFSQKPEFQDLSADERNFVEMHRWPSDMYLKQLADYRNYIHSQKCYCTVM; this is encoded by the exons ATGATAAAAAAAGCGTTAAACCACTGTTCAGTTCCAGTAATAATTTCTGCTATTGGTGCAAGAAAAAATG TGCCTTGTACCTGCCCACTGTGCACTTCAGACAGAAGGAGCTGTGTTACTTCTTCTGAAGGAGTTCAGCTTGCTAAAGAACTAGGAGCTACGTATCTTGAATTGCACACTCTTAATGACTTTTATATACAAAAATACTTTGGAGGAGTG CTGGAATATTTTATGATCCAAAGTTTGAATCGGAAGTCatctgaaaaaatgaagaaaagaagaaagacccAGAAGTACCATCGAGTTAAACCCCCTCAGCTTGAACAACCAG AAAAAATGCCAATCTTAAGAGGTGAAGCCTCACATTATGACTCTGATTTACACAAGTTGCTGTCCTGCTGCCAGTGTGTGGATGTGATATTTTACTCAGAAGACTTAAAGAAAGTAGTAGAAGCTCACAAGATCATTTTGTGCTCTGTAAGCCATGTCTTCATGTTACTTTTCAAAGTGAAGAGTCCAGCTGATATTCATGATTCTGCTATCATACGGACTGCGCAAAGTCTCTTTGCAGTGAACAGTGAAGCTGTGTTTCCGTTTCCTAGCAGTGGCTCATCATGCGACCCACCAGTAAGAGTCATTGTTAAAGACTCCATCTTCTGTTCTTGTTTGTCAGACATTCTACACTTCATTTATTCAG GTGCTTTCCAGTGGGAACGGTTAGAAGAAGATATAAAGAAGAAGCTAAAGGATCCTGAAAAAATTGAACATGTACTTGAGAAAGTTAAATGTATCCTGAAAACTCCAGGGAAG ctcAACAATTTAAAGGACTGCAGATCTCACCAGATAAAACGAATGTGTAATACTTCTCTCAGGCTTTTCTTTAATACATCTGTGCTAGCTGATGTCATCTTCAAAATACAAG GTACAActgtaccagcccacagagcagtTCTGGTGGCTCGCTGTGAGGTAATGGCAGCTATGTTTAATGGTAACTATCTAGAAGCAAATAATATTTTGGTTCCAGTGTATGGGGTTTCCAAAGacactttcctctcctttctggagTATCTCTATACCGACTCCTGTTGTCCAG ctAGTATTCTCCAAGCTATGTCTCTCTTGATTTGTGCTGAGATGTACCAAGTAACGAGACTCCAACATATTTGTGAGCTTTATATTATCACACAGCTTCAGAGTATGCCTAGCAGAGAATTGGCCTCAACAAGACTCAGTATTGTTAGCTTGCTCAGAAAAGCTAAG TTTCACAATTCTGATTGCCTTTCGACTTGGCTTCTTCATTTTATTGCCACTAACTACCTCATCTTCAGTCAAAAGCCAGAATTTCAAGATCTCTCAG CGGATGAACGCAATTTTGTAGAGATGCACAGATGGCCCTCCGATATGTACCTGAAGCAGCTTGCTGATTACAGGAATTATATCCATTCTCAGAAATGCTATTGCACAGTAATGTGA